One part of the Halopenitus persicus genome encodes these proteins:
- a CDS encoding LLM class flavin-dependent oxidoreductase has protein sequence MSDGIHLNLFTMNSVEHVSPGSWTYPGDQSHRYTDREYWTEVARTAERGGFDAVFFADVRGVYDVYGDDRETAVHKAVQTPANDPQLVVPAMAEVTDDLGFAITRSTTYTHPYQLAREFSTLDHLTDGRVALNVVTSYLESAAENLGLDERMDKGTRYDRADEFLDVCYALWEDSWEDDAVEIDREARRYTDPGKVHAIDHEGEHFSVPGPHGCEPSPQRTPVIYQAGSSDRGREFAAANAEAVFASQPTEEGIREYMADVKERAADHGRDPESLRFFIGVVPIVGETEAIAEAKHEAYRDHVDVEATLALLSGFLDMDLSELDPDQKVEHIETDAIQGTMNAFTKSQPDHDWTVREVAEFCGLGTTSPTIVGTPDEIADELAYWHEEVGVHGFNVKEVVRPDSLQDFVDLVVPELRERGLVSDADGSDGGHGTLRERLRGAGNPHLRSDHPAKRRSASPPRSD, from the coding sequence ATGTCCGACGGGATCCATCTCAACCTCTTCACGATGAACTCGGTGGAGCACGTCTCCCCGGGATCGTGGACCTATCCGGGCGACCAGTCACACCGCTACACCGACAGGGAGTACTGGACCGAGGTCGCGCGAACCGCCGAGCGCGGCGGCTTCGACGCGGTCTTCTTCGCCGACGTCCGTGGCGTCTACGACGTCTACGGCGACGACCGCGAGACCGCAGTCCACAAGGCGGTCCAGACGCCGGCCAACGACCCGCAGCTCGTCGTGCCGGCGATGGCCGAGGTCACCGACGATCTCGGGTTCGCGATCACCCGGTCGACGACCTACACTCACCCCTACCAACTCGCCCGGGAGTTCAGCACGCTCGATCACCTCACCGACGGCCGCGTCGCGTTGAACGTCGTGACCTCCTATCTGGAGTCGGCCGCCGAGAACCTCGGGCTCGACGAGCGGATGGACAAGGGGACGCGCTACGACCGTGCCGACGAGTTCCTCGACGTCTGTTATGCCCTGTGGGAGGACTCCTGGGAGGACGACGCCGTCGAGATCGACCGCGAGGCGCGCCGGTACACCGACCCCGGAAAGGTCCACGCGATCGACCACGAGGGCGAGCACTTCTCGGTGCCCGGTCCGCACGGCTGCGAACCCTCGCCGCAGCGCACGCCGGTCATCTACCAGGCCGGCTCCTCCGACCGCGGTCGGGAGTTCGCGGCCGCGAACGCGGAGGCCGTCTTCGCGAGCCAGCCCACCGAGGAGGGGATCCGGGAGTACATGGCCGACGTGAAGGAGCGCGCCGCCGACCACGGCCGCGACCCCGAGAGCCTGCGCTTCTTCATCGGCGTCGTCCCGATCGTCGGCGAGACCGAGGCCATCGCCGAGGCGAAACACGAGGCGTACCGCGACCACGTCGACGTCGAGGCGACGCTCGCGCTGCTGTCCGGCTTCCTCGACATGGATCTGTCCGAGCTCGATCCCGACCAGAAGGTCGAACACATCGAGACGGACGCGATCCAGGGGACGATGAACGCGTTCACGAAGTCCCAGCCCGACCACGACTGGACGGTCCGGGAGGTCGCGGAGTTCTGCGGGCTCGGGACCACCTCCCCGACGATCGTCGGCACCCCCGACGAGATCGCCGACGAGCTGGCCTACTGGCACGAGGAGGTCGGCGTCCACGGCTTCAACGTCAAGGAAGTCGTCCGTCCGGACTCGCTGCAGGACTTCGTCGACCTGGTCGTCCCGGAACTCCGGGAGCGCGGACTCGTCTCGGACGCCGATGGAAGCGATGGCGGTCACGGGACCCTCCGCGAGCGGCTCCGAGGGGCCGGAAATCCACACCTCCGATCCGACCATCCCGCGAAGCGCCGATCGGCGTCGCCGCCCCGGTCCGACTGA
- a CDS encoding ferredoxin, translating to MSEEREDVVRPSDIGGEGPPVEEKPYKIVFEANKCFGAGRCAEAADNWEMDIGTGLAKPRSYYIGEDELAENVEAARLCPAKKGDGIIHVVDRRTDEEIAPDPHGDGTLSVDW from the coding sequence ATGAGCGAGGAGCGCGAGGACGTCGTTCGCCCGAGCGACATCGGCGGCGAGGGGCCGCCGGTCGAGGAGAAGCCGTACAAGATCGTCTTCGAGGCGAACAAGTGTTTCGGCGCGGGCCGGTGCGCGGAGGCGGCCGACAACTGGGAGATGGACATCGGAACCGGGCTCGCCAAGCCCCGGTCCTACTACATCGGCGAGGACGAACTCGCCGAGAACGTCGAGGCGGCGCGGCTGTGTCCCGCCAAGAAGGGTGACGGCATCATCCACGTGGTCGACCGCCGGACCGACGAGGAGATCGCGCCGGATCCGCACGGCGACGGCACGCTCTCGGTCGATTGGTGA
- a CDS encoding Rrf2 family transcriptional regulator yields MSSNTLTPDQTEILAAVVDLIATREDAVRTDEIAERVDRNPYTIRTEMQQLTALQLLDGIPGPRGGYKPTVEAYRTLDTRGLEKVAVVPVDHEGIATEAVVESIDFRSVNAPDRCRATVTVRTGMPSPSPGDEISIGPTPNAGLTLSGTVESVESVEPDDSAAAFVLDVDEMATVSVEEREPATSSTEPNHAATVDSTAD; encoded by the coding sequence ATGTCCTCGAACACGCTCACGCCGGACCAGACCGAGATCCTCGCCGCGGTCGTCGACCTGATCGCCACGCGCGAGGACGCGGTACGCACGGACGAGATCGCCGAACGGGTCGATCGGAACCCGTACACGATCCGCACGGAGATGCAGCAGCTGACCGCGCTCCAGTTGCTCGACGGGATCCCCGGACCGCGGGGCGGCTACAAGCCGACCGTCGAGGCCTATCGTACCCTCGATACGCGAGGGCTCGAGAAGGTCGCCGTCGTTCCGGTCGACCACGAGGGGATCGCGACCGAGGCCGTGGTGGAATCGATCGACTTTCGTTCGGTCAACGCTCCCGACCGGTGCCGGGCGACCGTCACCGTCCGGACCGGGATGCCCTCGCCGTCTCCCGGGGACGAGATCTCCATCGGGCCGACGCCGAACGCCGGACTGACCCTCTCGGGAACGGTCGAATCGGTCGAATCAGTCGAGCCCGACGACTCGGCTGCGGCGTTCGTCCTCGACGTCGACGAGATGGCGACCGTGTCCGTCGAGGAGCGCGAACCGGCGACGAGCTCGACCGAGCCGAATCACGCCGCGACGGTCGACTCGACCGCGGATTGA
- the larC gene encoding nickel pincer cofactor biosynthesis protein LarC has protein sequence MDTLAFDGRTGAAGDMICAALIAAGADPAVLEPVEAALPVRFAVGETTMNGIRATTVDVLLTDEGGDADGDGEDATDHSHSDVHAHGHDHAHGHDHAHGHDHAHGHDHAHDHPRSEHSEDSPDHRDEHAEGAGVHRTYPEVVDLVESMGLPAAVEANALAAFELLGEAEAAVHGTDLAETHFHEVGADDAVADVVGACLLLADLGVDRVLTSPIAAGGGEVRMSHGVYPVPVPAVVEVAQRAGLALVGGPVDAELVTPTGAAILGAVAEPVDSLPALSVAAAGYGAGTASFPDHPNVLRAIGGTAVEDADDHGSHETHPQHGPHARHDADADRSASGHGSGLTHDEVTVLETTLDDAPPEVLGGLQETLTAAGARDVTIVPTTMKKSRPGHLVTVICKPGDADAVAERLARETGTLGIRETAATHRWIADRSFRSVTIEVDGTAHEVTVKLGATADGDVYDVSAEYDDAAAVAADAGLPIREVMRRAEAAARDVSGEAETDSDRAE, from the coding sequence ATGGACACGCTCGCGTTCGACGGCCGAACCGGCGCGGCCGGCGACATGATCTGTGCCGCCCTGATCGCGGCCGGCGCCGACCCGGCCGTCCTCGAGCCGGTGGAGGCGGCGCTTCCCGTGCGGTTCGCGGTCGGCGAGACGACGATGAACGGGATCCGGGCGACGACCGTCGACGTGCTGCTGACGGATGAGGGAGGAGACGCTGACGGCGACGGCGAGGATGCAACCGACCATAGTCACTCGGATGTCCACGCACACGGCCACGACCACGCACACGGCCACGACCACGCACACGGTCACGACCACGCACACGGCCACGACCACGCACACGACCATCCACGCTCCGAGCACTCCGAGGACTCCCCCGATCACCGCGACGAACACGCCGAGGGTGCGGGCGTCCATCGAACGTATCCGGAGGTCGTCGACCTCGTCGAGTCGATGGGGCTTCCCGCGGCCGTCGAGGCGAACGCGCTGGCGGCCTTCGAGCTGCTCGGCGAGGCCGAGGCGGCCGTCCACGGGACCGACCTCGCGGAGACGCACTTCCACGAGGTCGGCGCGGACGACGCGGTCGCGGACGTGGTCGGCGCGTGTCTCCTGTTGGCCGACCTCGGGGTCGACCGGGTTCTCACCAGTCCGATCGCGGCCGGCGGCGGCGAGGTTCGGATGAGCCACGGCGTCTACCCGGTTCCGGTCCCGGCGGTCGTCGAGGTCGCCCAGCGTGCCGGCCTCGCGCTCGTCGGCGGCCCCGTCGACGCGGAGCTGGTGACGCCCACCGGCGCTGCGATCCTCGGTGCGGTCGCCGAGCCCGTCGATTCCCTGCCGGCCCTGTCGGTTGCGGCCGCGGGCTACGGCGCCGGAACCGCCTCGTTCCCGGATCATCCGAACGTGCTCCGCGCGATCGGCGGAACGGCGGTCGAGGACGCCGACGATCATGGAAGTCACGAGACGCACCCGCAGCACGGCCCCCACGCACGTCACGACGCGGACGCCGACCGCTCCGCATCCGGACACGGCTCCGGGTTGACCCACGACGAGGTCACGGTCCTCGAGACGACCCTCGACGACGCGCCGCCGGAGGTCCTCGGCGGGCTCCAGGAGACGCTCACGGCCGCCGGCGCGCGGGACGTCACGATCGTCCCCACGACGATGAAGAAGTCCCGCCCCGGCCACCTCGTCACGGTCATCTGCAAGCCCGGCGACGCCGACGCGGTCGCCGAACGGCTCGCCCGCGAGACCGGGACCCTGGGGATCCGCGAGACCGCCGCCACCCACCGGTGGATCGCCGACCGGTCGTTCCGGTCGGTCACGATCGAGGTCGACGGGACGGCCCACGAGGTGACCGTCAAGCTCGGCGCCACCGCCGACGGCGACGTCTACGACGTCAGCGCCGAGTACGACGACGCGGCCGCCGTCGCCGCCGACGCCGGCCTCCCGATACGCGAGGTGATGCGCCGCGCGGAGGCCGCCGCTCGTGACGTGAGTGGCGAAGCGGAGACGGACTCCGATCGGGCCGAGTGA